Part of the Tenacibaculum sp. SZ-18 genome, AGCACTGTAGCCAACAGCTTGCATATTTAAACGCTTACTTATGATTCTATCGATTCCTGAAAATGCTCCACCAGCAACAAAAAGAATATCTTTTGTATTCACTTGAATAAACTTTTGTTCTGGATGCTTTCTTCCTCCTTTTGGAGCTACATTTACTACGGCACCTTCAAGCAATTTTAATAACGCTTGTTGCACACCTTCTCCAGAAACATCTCTAGTTATCGATGGATTATCACCTTTACGAGCTATTTTATCAATTTCATCGATAAAAACAATACCACGTTCTGCTTTTTCAACGTCATAATCGGCAGCTTGTAATAATCTGCTTAAAATACTTTCCACATCTTCACCAACATAACCAGCTTGTGTTAAAACAGTCGCATCTACAATAGAAAATGGTACGTTTAACATTCTCGCAATTGTTCTTGCAACTAATGTTTTACCCGTTCCTGTTTCTCCTACTAATACAATATTTGATTTTTCAATCTCTACACCATCTGAAGGTGCTTTTGCTTGTAATAATCTTTTATAGTGATTATAAACTGCCACAGACATAGCTTTCTTAGTTTGCTCTTGTCCCACGATATATTCATCTAAAAATGATTTTATCTCAATTGGTTTTTTAAGAATTAAATCATTTGAAAGACTTGTTGTTTTCGCCTCTGCTATCTCCTCTTGTACAATTCCGTAAGCTTGCTCAATACATTTATCGCAGATGTGGGCATCCATACCCGCAATTAGTAAATCTGTTTCCGCTTTTTTTCGCCCACAAAACGAACATTCTAAATTTTGATCTTGTGACATTTTATTATTCTATAACTACTTTTAATTCTTACTTCACCTCTATACAAAAAACTACTTTCTGCTTAGAATCTCATCAATCATTCCGTATTCTTTAGCCTCATTAGCTTTCATCCAATAGTCACGATCAGAATCTTCATGTACTTTATCGTAAGGCTGCCCAGAATGCTTAGAAATAATATCGTATAATTCTTTCTTTAGCTTTCCTATTTCCTTAACAGTAATTTCCATATCAGAAGCTTGACCTTGCGCTCCACCTAGAGGTTGGTGAATCATAATTCTTGAATGAGGTAATGCTGATCTTTTTCCTTTCTCTCCTGCACACATTAAAACAGCTCCCATTGATGCTGCTATACCTGTGCAAATAGTTGCTACATCTGGTTTAATGAATTGCATTGTATCATAAATCCCTAATCCTGCATAAACTCCTCCTCCTGGTGAATTGATATATATGGAAATATCTTTGTTGGCATCAGCGCTTTCCAAAAATAATAATTGAGCTTGTATGATATTAGCAACCTGATCATTAATACCTGTT contains:
- the clpX gene encoding ATP-dependent Clp protease ATP-binding subunit ClpX, producing MSQDQNLECSFCGRKKAETDLLIAGMDAHICDKCIEQAYGIVQEEIAEAKTTSLSNDLILKKPIEIKSFLDEYIVGQEQTKKAMSVAVYNHYKRLLQAKAPSDGVEIEKSNIVLVGETGTGKTLVARTIARMLNVPFSIVDATVLTQAGYVGEDVESILSRLLQAADYDVEKAERGIVFIDEIDKIARKGDNPSITRDVSGEGVQQALLKLLEGAVVNVAPKGGRKHPEQKFIQVNTKDILFVAGGAFSGIDRIISKRLNMQAVGYSASIDEDKIDEENLLQYIIPADLKSFGLIPEIIGRLPVLSYMNPLDAKTLRAILTEPKNSIIKQYTKLFKMDDVDFSMTEDALQYIVDMAVEYRLGARGLRSLCEAILTDAMFELPGSDIKDFEVTKDYAEEKLTKKALQKLKAAS
- the clpP gene encoding ATP-dependent Clp endopeptidase proteolytic subunit ClpP, whose product is MDYGKEFEKYATKHHGISSTYYNKIVSAMSPTGLTPNIMEERQLNITQMDVFSRLMMDRIIFLGTGINDQVANIIQAQLLFLESADANKDISIYINSPGGGVYAGLGIYDTMQFIKPDVATICTGIAASMGAVLMCAGEKGKRSALPHSRIMIHQPLGGAQGQASDMEITVKEIGKLKKELYDIISKHSGQPYDKVHEDSDRDYWMKANEAKEYGMIDEILSRK